In Anaerolineales bacterium, the following proteins share a genomic window:
- a CDS encoding DNA replication/repair protein RecF, which translates to MRLTHLSLTNFRKYTRLTLDFPSRAVLLTGANAQGKTTVLEAIYFLAAFTSFQTHTDRQLVNFDEAEKKDSPAVARLIADYQRGNRKHRIEARLILEPVGVLNGQRLRKEVLLDGVKKPINDAVGHFNAVVFVPQMSQIIEGAPEDRRRYLNLALAQSTPAYARVLGEYNQALTQRNALLKMLGERGAALSLSKGGSGDQLEVWDDALASHGAQIIAWRIEAVQQIQRLASRVHFELTHGSETLRLSYIPAYDPLPQPNGQLGLKMDTEVDRSSLKLNEIENGFRTRLRELRADEIARGVTTIGPHRDELRFIADKVDLGDYGSRGQIRTALLALKLAEVNWMKERTGEWPVILLDEVMAELDLQRRADLLKYVGESEQVLFTTTDLNLFAPEFVEQAEVWRVENGVVARRAKPDEAIS; encoded by the coding sequence ATGCGCCTCACCCACCTCTCCCTCACCAACTTCCGCAAATACACGCGGCTCACATTGGATTTTCCCTCGCGCGCGGTCTTGCTCACAGGCGCGAACGCGCAGGGCAAGACGACCGTGCTCGAAGCCATTTATTTCCTCGCGGCGTTCACGTCGTTTCAAACGCACACCGACAGACAATTGGTCAACTTCGATGAAGCCGAGAAAAAAGATTCGCCCGCCGTAGCGCGCCTCATTGCGGACTATCAACGCGGCAATCGTAAACATCGCATCGAAGCGCGGCTCATCCTTGAACCCGTCGGCGTGCTCAACGGTCAGCGGCTTCGCAAAGAAGTATTACTCGACGGCGTGAAGAAACCCATCAACGACGCGGTCGGTCATTTCAACGCGGTCGTCTTCGTGCCGCAGATGTCGCAGATCATCGAGGGCGCGCCCGAAGACCGCCGACGATATTTGAATCTCGCGCTGGCGCAATCCACGCCTGCGTATGCGCGTGTGTTGGGCGAATACAATCAAGCGCTCACACAGCGCAACGCGCTCCTCAAAATGTTGGGAGAACGCGGCGCTGCCCTGAGCTTGTCGAAGGGGGGCAGCGGCGACCAGCTCGAAGTCTGGGATGACGCGTTGGCGAGTCACGGAGCGCAAATCATCGCGTGGCGAATCGAAGCCGTCCAACAGATTCAACGACTCGCTTCGCGCGTCCATTTTGAGTTGACTCACGGAAGCGAGACTCTGCGCCTCTCGTACATCCCCGCGTACGATCCGCTTCCGCAACCGAACGGGCAGTTGGGTTTGAAAATGGACACCGAGGTGGACCGTTCGAGTTTGAAACTGAATGAGATCGAAAATGGATTCCGCACGCGCTTGCGCGAGTTGCGCGCGGATGAGATCGCGCGCGGCGTGACGACGATCGGTCCGCACCGCGACGAGTTGCGTTTTATCGCCGATAAAGTGGACCTCGGCGATTACGGCTCGCGTGGACAGATCCGCACCGCGCTGCTCGCGCTCAAACTCGCAGAAGTAAATTGGATGAAGGAACGGACGGGCGAGTGGCCCGTGATCTTGCTCGATGAAGTCATGGCAGAGTTGGATTTGCAACGCCGCGCCGATTTGTTGAAATACGTCGGCGAGAGCGAGCAGGTGTTGTTCACGACGACCGATTTGAATTTGTTCGCGCCTGAATTCGTTGAGCAGGCGGAGGTGTGGAGGGTGGAGAATGGTGTCGTTGCGAGGAGGGCGAAGCCCGACGAAGCAATCTCCTGA
- a CDS encoding GNAT family N-acetyltransferase: MNIRPLTREDLPRLRQFWAEHWGGEIIVSRGVAHQPEDVEGFVAVDEEYWAGLLTYRITNDECEVVSIDGLQEGQGIGTALLRKTIEEARARKCRRIFLITTNDNLYALGFYQRRDFELVAVHRGAVNESRKIKPSIPIIGQNHIPLRDEIELEMVLDVGRNVNK, translated from the coding sequence ATGAATATTCGCCCTCTCACTCGAGAAGACCTACCCCGCCTGCGTCAATTCTGGGCTGAGCATTGGGGCGGCGAAATCATCGTCTCGCGTGGAGTTGCCCATCAACCCGAGGATGTGGAAGGCTTTGTGGCGGTCGATGAAGAATATTGGGCGGGCTTGCTAACCTATAGAATAACGAACGACGAATGTGAAGTCGTTTCGATTGACGGTTTACAAGAAGGGCAGGGGATCGGCACGGCGCTGTTGAGAAAAACGATCGAAGAAGCGCGCGCAAGGAAATGCAGGAGAATTTTCCTCATTACCACCAACGATAATCTCTACGCCCTCGGCTTTTACCAACGACGCGACTTTGAACTGGTCGCTGTCCATCGCGGCGCGGTGAACGAATCGAGAAAGATCAAGCCGAGCATTCCGATCATCGGTCAAAACCACATTCCTTTGCGGGACGAAATTGAGTTGGAGATGGTTTTGGATGTAGGTAGAAACGTAAACAAGTAA
- the def gene encoding peptide deformylase, giving the protein MALRNIVTLPDPVLKRKAHTVTKFDKSLQTLLNDMVETMRAAPGVGLAAPQIGLSERIIVIEYFEKQEDEEKEDAPKKVWAVINPEIVKASQETLLGVEGCLSIPGLVGEVERHAEVHVKALNRHGKPIRIKAKGWLARIFQHEIDHLNGILFTERATRVWQPQEEVETEQEV; this is encoded by the coding sequence ATGGCTCTGCGTAACATCGTTACCCTCCCCGATCCCGTGCTGAAACGCAAGGCTCATACAGTTACAAAATTCGACAAGTCTCTCCAAACGCTGTTGAACGACATGGTTGAAACGATGCGCGCCGCGCCCGGCGTGGGGCTTGCCGCGCCGCAGATCGGATTGTCTGAGCGGATTATCGTGATCGAATACTTCGAGAAACAAGAAGACGAGGAAAAAGAGGACGCGCCAAAGAAAGTCTGGGCGGTAATCAACCCTGAAATCGTGAAAGCCTCGCAAGAAACTTTGTTGGGCGTGGAAGGATGTCTCTCCATTCCCGGTTTGGTGGGGGAGGTGGAACGTCACGCCGAAGTTCACGTGAAGGCGTTGAACCGTCACGGTAAGCCGATACGCATCAAAGCCAAGGGCTGGCTGGCGCGCATCTTTCAGCATGAGATTGACCACCTGAACGGAATCCTGTTCACCGAGCGCGCGACGCGTGTCTGGCAGCCGCAAGAGGAAGTTGAGACTGAGCAGGAGGTGTAA
- a CDS encoding cyclic nucleotide-binding domain-containing protein, producing the protein MSIEIPARVAFLKKIHLFYGLEDDALVNIAEELDEQSYPKDSVVVKQDSPADSFYMIYGGSVRIVRSQDGKEIQLARLVKDDYFGEMGLISNRRRSATVTALDDTSLLILSRDDFKKLFREHPDLKYNLDVALRSRQLARQLRFKWLRPDEVIYFLARKHWVALYPKILAPLGLLVIPILFGYSYFRILTHSIVATAALGSLFAALVWLGWLLLDWSNDYYVVTNQRVVWLEKVIGIYDSRQESPLSMIVSVGVEVNQFGRFLDFGNVIVRTFVGRIDFAIVNHPTQAAKMVEEYWQRTKQAAVATEKEAMKDAIRSRLGIPVPPKPEPASPQPTTSVPRRSGAAFLKLLGSNTLKLRYETGDSVIYRKHWVVLLLNSWMPLAGVFASFGLFLSRLYQLYFDQDNAFISLVNGLNVDVWALLTLGIMALFVGWFLYRFVDWSNDVFEVNADQIIDIDRTPFGTETRNAAQLENILGTKYERRGLLGNLFNFGHVYITVGGNKLVFEDVIDPANVQSDIDRRRDARVVKKNQAVAAADRERMADWLVTYHDNAEEFKKQQEENKRNQQNGSA; encoded by the coding sequence ATGTCTATTGAAATACCTGCGCGCGTTGCTTTCCTGAAGAAGATCCATCTTTTTTATGGATTGGAAGATGACGCGCTGGTGAATATCGCCGAGGAATTGGACGAGCAGTCTTATCCAAAAGATAGTGTGGTGGTCAAACAGGATAGCCCAGCCGATAGCTTTTACATGATCTATGGCGGGAGTGTGCGGATTGTTCGTTCGCAGGATGGAAAAGAGATTCAACTGGCGCGGCTGGTGAAGGACGATTATTTCGGCGAGATGGGGTTGATTTCGAACCGTCGGCGTTCAGCAACGGTGACCGCGTTGGATGATACTTCGTTGCTGATCCTCTCGCGCGATGATTTCAAGAAATTATTCCGCGAACATCCCGATTTGAAATATAACCTTGATGTGGCGTTGCGGAGTCGTCAATTGGCGCGGCAACTCCGCTTCAAATGGTTGCGACCCGATGAGGTGATCTATTTTCTGGCGCGCAAGCATTGGGTGGCGCTCTACCCGAAAATTCTCGCTCCGCTTGGTTTGCTTGTTATTCCGATCTTGTTCGGGTATTCTTACTTTCGCATTTTGACGCATTCCATTGTCGCGACAGCGGCATTGGGTTCGTTGTTTGCGGCGCTTGTGTGGTTGGGTTGGCTCTTGCTCGATTGGAGTAACGATTATTACGTGGTGACTAATCAGCGTGTGGTCTGGCTTGAAAAGGTGATCGGCATTTACGACAGCCGGCAGGAGTCGCCGCTTTCGATGATCGTCTCAGTGGGCGTGGAGGTGAATCAGTTCGGGCGTTTCCTCGATTTCGGCAATGTCATCGTGCGCACTTTTGTGGGGCGGATTGACTTTGCTATTGTGAATCATCCCACGCAGGCGGCAAAGATGGTCGAGGAGTATTGGCAGCGGACCAAACAGGCGGCAGTTGCAACGGAGAAGGAAGCGATGAAGGATGCGATCCGATCGCGGCTGGGTATTCCGGTTCCTCCGAAGCCTGAGCCTGCTTCGCCCCAGCCGACCACATCCGTCCCTCGGCGGAGCGGCGCAGCGTTTTTGAAACTGCTCGGATCCAACACGTTGAAATTGCGTTATGAAACCGGCGACAGCGTGATCTATCGCAAGCATTGGGTAGTATTGTTGTTGAACTCATGGATGCCATTGGCGGGGGTGTTTGCGTCTTTTGGATTGTTCCTTTCACGCTTATATCAGTTGTATTTCGACCAGGATAATGCGTTTATTTCTTTGGTAAACGGGCTTAATGTGGACGTGTGGGCGCTCTTGACCCTGGGAATCATGGCGCTCTTCGTCGGCTGGTTTTTGTATCGCTTTGTTGACTGGAGCAACGATGTATTTGAAGTGAACGCCGACCAGATCATAGATATTGACCGAACGCCTTTTGGGACCGAAACGCGTAACGCCGCGCAACTTGAAAATATCCTTGGCACCAAATATGAGCGCCGAGGTTTGCTGGGAAATCTTTTTAACTTTGGTCATGTCTACATTACTGTGGGCGGCAATAAACTTGTCTTTGAAGATGTGATAGATCCAGCCAACGTGCAATCGGATATTGACCGCCGCCGCGATGCCCGCGTGGTGAAGAAAAACCAGGCTGTTGCGGCGGCTGATCGCGAGCGGATGGCGGACTGGCTTGTAACCTATCACGATAATGCCGAAGAATTTAAAAAACAACAGGAAGAGAACAAGAGGAATCAACAGAATGGCTCTGCGTAA
- a CDS encoding lysylphosphatidylglycerol synthase transmembrane domain-containing protein, which translates to MKKWQFWLGVIISVLFIWLALHGLQLDEFWSAVQKANYWWLLPGIGVYFVGVWVRAWRWHYLLKPIKEIPTKTMFPITTIGYMGNNIYPARAGEVLRAVILKRKEGVSVSASLATIIVERIFDGVVMLAFVFVNLPELAKLTSASGFVGNIQQVAVIGTGLFLGALVVFLLAAMFPHATAKIGLWFIHRLTPKRLHERIIGLMNKFLDGLASLRSPWNVLMVFFTSVIIWLLETGKYWFVMHAFDFTVSFFALMLMNGIVNLATTIPSAPGYIGTFDAPGIAVLTAYGVDQATAAGYTLTLHVALWLPITLLGAYFLAKEGIRWSDSLRAETEKL; encoded by the coding sequence ATGAAAAAATGGCAATTTTGGCTCGGCGTAATCATCAGCGTCCTCTTCATCTGGCTCGCCCTGCACGGCTTGCAACTGGACGAATTTTGGAGCGCGGTTCAAAAAGCAAATTACTGGTGGTTGCTCCCAGGCATCGGGGTCTACTTCGTCGGCGTGTGGGTGCGGGCGTGGAGATGGCATTACCTCCTCAAGCCTATCAAAGAGATTCCGACGAAAACGATGTTTCCCATCACGACCATCGGCTACATGGGCAACAACATCTATCCTGCACGGGCAGGCGAAGTCTTGCGCGCGGTGATCCTCAAACGTAAAGAGGGCGTGTCTGTTTCGGCATCGTTAGCCACGATCATCGTCGAAAGAATCTTCGACGGCGTGGTGATGCTGGCGTTCGTTTTTGTCAACCTACCCGAATTGGCAAAACTCACGAGCGCTTCCGGCTTCGTCGGGAATATTCAACAAGTGGCGGTCATCGGCACGGGACTCTTCCTCGGCGCGCTGGTCGTCTTTTTGCTCGCCGCCATGTTCCCGCACGCGACGGCAAAAATCGGGTTGTGGTTTATTCATCGCCTCACCCCGAAGAGATTGCACGAACGCATTATCGGTTTGATGAATAAATTTCTCGATGGACTGGCATCCCTCCGCTCGCCGTGGAATGTTTTGATGGTGTTTTTCACCTCGGTCATCATCTGGCTGTTGGAAACGGGAAAATACTGGTTCGTGATGCACGCCTTCGATTTCACGGTCTCGTTCTTCGCGCTGATGCTGATGAATGGAATCGTCAATCTGGCGACAACCATTCCCTCCGCGCCGGGCTACATCGGCACTTTCGACGCGCCGGGGATCGCTGTGCTTACCGCCTACGGCGTAGACCAAGCCACAGCAGCAGGCTACACCCTCACATTGCATGTCGCGTTGTGGCTTCCCATCACACTGTTGGGAGCATATTTCCTTGCCAAGGAAGGGATTCGATGGAGCGATTCGCTCCGGGCTGAAACGGAAAAATTGTGA
- a CDS encoding response regulator has protein sequence MALPNLHSRKRLKVLIADDVQETRRNTRLMLATIDDVEVVAIASNGLQAVQFAAEQRPDIVLLDINMPEMDGLSAYREIAKARPETGCIIISAEKDAETFRTAISVGVQEYLIKPFTGDELEEAIAKVRVRVEEAQQRILQDTQVRKQREVFLVQLATEYSKTRRTDDQAMEVFEQLAANPQCEPRWLQTLAMIYVVRQKWDRLKILAGKLEQKTNK, from the coding sequence ATGGCGCTACCCAACCTCCACAGCCGAAAAAGATTGAAGGTGTTGATCGCCGACGATGTCCAAGAGACGCGGCGCAATACCCGTCTAATGCTCGCCACGATTGACGATGTCGAGGTGGTCGCCATCGCCTCGAACGGATTGCAAGCAGTCCAGTTTGCCGCCGAACAGCGTCCCGATATCGTTCTGCTTGATATCAACATGCCCGAAATGGATGGGCTGAGCGCTTATCGTGAAATTGCGAAGGCGCGCCCTGAAACAGGCTGCATCATCATCTCGGCGGAAAAGGACGCTGAAACGTTTCGCACCGCGATCTCGGTCGGCGTGCAGGAATATCTGATCAAGCCGTTCACTGGGGATGAACTCGAAGAAGCTATCGCCAAGGTACGCGTGCGCGTGGAAGAGGCTCAACAGCGAATCTTGCAAGACACGCAAGTCCGCAAACAACGCGAAGTATTTCTCGTTCAATTGGCAACTGAATATTCAAAGACGCGCCGCACGGACGATCAGGCAATGGAAGTGTTCGAGCAGTTGGCAGCGAATCCGCAATGCGAACCGCGCTGGTTACAAACCCTCGCCATGATCTACGTAGTGAGGCAAAAATGGGACAGGCTCAAAATCCTTGCAGGGAAATTAGAACAGAAAACTAACAAGTGA
- a CDS encoding NAD(P)/FAD-dependent oxidoreductase — translation MKIAIIGAGFGGLAAAYDLKKAGHEVTIFESANYVGGLASGFKEPHWDWSVEKFYHHWFQSDSSMMGLIAELGLQNKVIFPRPLTVMYYKGKFYPFDSILNALRFPGLGFGLNKIRFGFVGLFLRLTDNWRALEKVTADAWMLKWAGKEVYEQMWKPLLIGKFGPFYQDVNMAWMWARIKARTTRLGTFEGGFQRFANVFAEKLRGMGVEIRLGTQVKFIKQNQTSGGLNVDIESFDKVLVTTSPSLMAKMCPDLPENYLKGLLELKSMGAVVMVLSLKHQLSNKGYYWFNLPKEAGFPMLALVEHTNFVSKDHFGGDHIAYAGDYLELGHEYFSLSDEELLERFIPAFKRINPAFERDWVKKVWVNKTNYAQPVPLVNHSKNIPAIQTPIEGLYFASMSQVYPWDRGTNFAVEIGRRAAKMMLMERTRG, via the coding sequence ATGAAAATCGCAATTATCGGCGCGGGGTTCGGCGGACTTGCCGCCGCGTATGACCTAAAAAAAGCAGGTCACGAAGTCACAATTTTTGAATCCGCAAATTATGTGGGCGGGTTGGCATCAGGGTTCAAAGAGCCGCACTGGGATTGGTCTGTCGAAAAGTTTTATCATCACTGGTTTCAGTCGGACAGTTCAATGATGGGATTAATCGCTGAATTGGGGTTGCAGAATAAAGTTATCTTTCCGCGTCCGCTGACGGTGATGTACTACAAAGGAAAATTCTATCCCTTCGATTCGATCCTCAATGCACTGCGTTTTCCGGGACTTGGGTTTGGACTCAACAAGATCCGCTTCGGATTCGTTGGGCTGTTTCTTCGCCTAACCGACAACTGGCGCGCCCTGGAAAAAGTCACCGCCGATGCGTGGATGTTGAAATGGGCTGGCAAAGAAGTCTATGAGCAGATGTGGAAGCCGTTACTGATCGGGAAGTTCGGTCCGTTTTACCAAGATGTCAACATGGCGTGGATGTGGGCGCGCATCAAAGCGCGGACGACGCGGCTGGGCACGTTCGAGGGCGGCTTTCAACGCTTCGCCAACGTGTTCGCAGAGAAACTGCGCGGCATGGGCGTGGAGATTCGGCTGGGGACGCAGGTAAAGTTCATTAAACAGAATCAGACGTCAGGGGGGTTGAACGTGGACATCGAGTCATTCGATAAAGTGTTAGTCACCACGTCTCCATCCCTCATGGCGAAAATGTGTCCCGATCTTCCAGAGAATTATTTGAAGGGCTTACTCGAGTTGAAGTCTATGGGCGCGGTGGTGATGGTGTTGTCACTCAAACATCAATTATCGAACAAGGGTTATTACTGGTTCAACTTGCCGAAAGAAGCGGGCTTCCCGATGTTGGCGCTGGTGGAGCATACGAATTTTGTTTCCAAAGATCATTTCGGCGGCGATCACATCGCGTACGCAGGCGATTATCTGGAGCTCGGCCATGAATATTTTTCGCTGAGCGACGAAGAGTTACTGGAACGATTTATTCCCGCCTTCAAACGGATCAATCCCGCGTTCGAGAGAGATTGGGTGAAAAAAGTTTGGGTAAACAAAACGAATTACGCCCAACCTGTGCCGTTGGTGAATCACTCGAAAAATATTCCCGCCATTCAAACGCCCATCGAGGGACTCTATTTCGCTTCGATGAGCCAGGTCTACCCATGGGATCGCGGCACGAATTTCGCGGTGGAAATTGGGCGCAGGGCGGCGAAGATGATGCTTATGGAAAGAACTCGGGGCTAA
- a CDS encoding response regulator transcription factor, which yields MKILLCDDQAVIRDGLEMLLTLEKDMQVIGSASDGAEALELAAQKRPDLILMDLKMPGVNGIEATRQLRAKFPEIKILVLTTYDDDEWLFDAIRAGASGYLLKDTPRQKIIEAIHGTMDGKSFLDPVVAGKLMNQVVSNQKQPASILAEKLTERELDVLRLLAKGFPNSEIASQLHLSEGTVRNHVSAILEKLGVSDRTQAAVIAIQHGL from the coding sequence ATGAAAATCCTCCTCTGCGACGATCAAGCAGTTATCCGCGACGGACTTGAAATGCTCCTCACCCTCGAAAAGGACATGCAAGTCATCGGCTCCGCGTCCGATGGCGCCGAGGCGCTCGAACTCGCCGCGCAGAAACGTCCCGACTTGATTCTGATGGATTTGAAAATGCCAGGCGTCAACGGCATCGAAGCGACGCGGCAACTCCGCGCCAAATTCCCCGAGATCAAGATTCTCGTGCTCACCACCTACGACGACGACGAATGGCTCTTCGACGCCATCCGCGCGGGCGCGTCAGGCTATTTATTGAAAGACACGCCGCGCCAGAAAATCATCGAAGCCATCCACGGGACGATGGACGGCAAATCATTTCTCGATCCAGTAGTCGCGGGCAAATTGATGAATCAAGTTGTCAGCAACCAAAAACAACCAGCCTCCATCCTTGCCGAGAAACTCACCGAGCGTGAACTGGACGTATTGCGCCTCCTCGCCAAAGGATTCCCCAACAGCGAGATCGCCAGTCAACTCCACCTCTCCGAAGGGACCGTCCGCAACCACGTCAGCGCGATATTGGAAAAGTTGGGCGTTTCAGACCGAACCCAAGCCGCAGTGATTGCAATTCAGCATGGGTTATAA